From the Montipora capricornis isolate CH-2021 chromosome 2, ASM3666992v2, whole genome shotgun sequence genome, one window contains:
- the LOC138035260 gene encoding uncharacterized protein → MQGPDLNNNLIGVLMRFREEKFAVIADIESMFHQARVDPRDRDALRFLWWPNGELHSTPAEYKMTVHVFGATSSPSCACFCLLRTAEDNKDTFPSEIVNTVKRNFYVDDCLKSVRTRHDARLLVKMLTELLSRGGFSLTKWMSNDREVLASIPPSRRAKSVVNLDLDEMPTEHALGVQWKVQTDEFCFKVIAKERPPTRRGILSVASSVYDPLGLLAPFTLSAKLILQELCRKKIGWDEKVEGQALSDWKDWLAALPKLSEVAVRRCYKPDSFGEVSHAQVHHFSDASQCAYGAASYLRMIDTDGNIHCSFVIGKSRLAPLKAITIPRLELSAAVVSVKLDNMIRRELDLPIEESIFWSDSTSVIQLIQNQSKRFQTFVANRLSIIHDGSSPDQWRYVDSRSNPADDASRGLTADQLIRNKRWLHGPEFLWKSDECWPSLGTIPNIPDDHPEVKHEVQTYVISHKSIMHSFIERYSSWNRLKRGVAWLLKYKLFLLSKVRHHYEGNHLGPFKGELSVDDLKRAEKEIVVCVQREAFKEHFSQVVKSKSPLRKLCPILIDGILCVGGRLQNAPIPTEVKHPVLLPKKHHVTDLIVRKYHEELAHAGREHVLSSIRQKFWIVKGRVAVRRVLRECLFCRKRASPTGEQRMADLPSERLTPDRPPFTFVGIDYFGPFLVRLKRSSVKRYGCLFTCLASRAVHIEISHSLDTNSFIDALRRFIARRGSPEIIRSDNGTNFHGGERELRSSLSEWNQQKINAFTSQREIKWIFNPPTASHMGGVWERIVQSVKRILKALLREQLVNDESLLTLMAETESVINSRPLTPNPDDPIDAEPLTPSHLLLLRSNQSIPPGVFSEQDQYCQRRWREIQYLANIFWKRWLREYLITLQQRHKWSYVSRNLKMGDLVLLTKENTHRGQWPLGRVTRVHKAKDGHVRSVEIKTKTGSLIRPITKLCFLENFPMSA, encoded by the coding sequence ATGCAAGGACCTGACCTGAACAATAACCTAATCGGTGTCTTGATGCGATTCCGAGAGGAGAAGTTCGCTGTAATTGCTGACATAGAGTCCATGTTCCATCAGGCCAGAGTTGATCCACGTGACCGTGACGCTTTGCGTTTCCTCTGGTGGCCGAATGGAGAACTACACAGCACCCCAGCAGAGTATAAGATGACGGTCCATGTCTTCGGAGCTACGTCGTCCCCAAGTTGTGCCtgtttttgtctgttgagaACAGCAGAAGACAACAAGGATACCTTTCCGAGCGAGATCGTGAATACAGTAAAAAGGAATTTCTACGTGGATGACTGTTTAAAGTCTGTCAGAACACGTCACGATGCACGGCTACTTGTGAAAATGTTGACTGAGCTGTTATCACGGGGTGGATTCAGCTTAACGAAATGGATGAGCAATGACAGAGAAGTCTTGGCAAGCATCCCTCCGAGTCGACGAGCGAAATCCGTTGTTAACTTGGACCTTGACGAGATGCCCACAGAGCATGCTCTAGGAGTACAGTGGAAAGTTCAGACCGATGAGTTCTGTTTTAAAGTAATTGCCAAGGAAAGACCACCAACCCGACGAGGTATATTGTCAGTCGCAAGCTCGGTTTATGACCCCCTTGGGTTGTTGGCGCCCTTCACATTGTCAGCGAAGTTGATTCTGCAGGAGTTATGCAGGAAGAAGATTGGTTGGGATGAGAAGGTAGAAGGTCAAGCTCTGAGTGACTGGAAAGATTGGCTAGCTGCTTTACCTAAATTGTCGGAGGTTGCAGTGAGAAGATGTTACAAACCTGACTCATTTGGAGAGGTCAGTCACGCTCAGGTCCACCATTTCTCCGATGCATCCCAGTGCGCCTACGGAGCAGCTTCCTATTTACGCATGATTGATACGGATGGTAACATTCATTGTTCATTTGTCATCGGAAAGTCTCGTCTGGCACCCCTAAAGGCGATCACAATCCCTCGCTTGGAGCTGTCGGCAGCAGTGGTATCTGTGAAGTTAGATAATATGATCCGGAGAGAGCTTGATCTGCCCATCGAAGAGAGCATTTTTTGGAGTGATTCCACTTCTGTCATTCAGTTGATCCAAAATCAGTCTAAGAGATTTCAAACCTTCGTGGCAAACCGCCTGTCGATTATTCATGACGGTTCGTCTCCTGATCAGTGGAGATATGTTGACTCGAGATCCAATCCTGCTGATGATGCCTCGAGGGGTCTAACTGCAGATCAGTTAATCCGTAATAAGCGTTGGTTGCATGGTCCTGAGTTTTTGTGGAAATCAGATGAATGTTGGCCCTCCCTTGGCACAATACCGAACATACCAGATGATCACCCAGAGGTGAAGCATGAAGTTCAGACGTACGTGATTTCACACAAGAGCATCATGCATTCATTTATAGAGCGCTATTCTTCCTGGAATCGTCTCAAGAGGGGAGTTGCGTGGTTGTTGAAGTACAAGCTTTTCCTACTCAGCAAAGTGCGACATCATTATGAAGGAAATCACTTAGGGCCATTTAAGGGAGAGCTCTCGGTAGATGATCTAAAAAGggctgaaaaagaaattgttgtGTGTGTCCAGAGGGAAGCCTTCAAAGAGCATTTTTCTCAAGTGGTGAAGTCAAAAAGTCCCCTTCGCAAGTTGTGCCCGATACTGATCGATGGAATCTTATGCGTAGGAGGTCGATTGCAAAACGCACCTATTCCAACTGAGGTCAAGCATCCAGTTCTCCTTCCCAAAAAACACCATGTAACGGATTTGATTGTTAGGAAGTACCATGAAGAGTTAGCCCATGCTGGTAGAGAACACGTGTTATCTTCCATAAGACAGAAATTTTGGATAGTCAAGGGTCGTGTGGCGGTGCGCCGTGTGTTAAGAGAATGCCTTTTCTGCCGTAAGAGAGCTTCACCAACAGGGGAACAAAGGATGGCGGACTTGCCTTCGGAGCGCCTAACCCCAGACCGACCGCCCTTTACGTTCGTAGGCATTGACTACTTTGGCCCGTTTCTAGTGCGACTTAAGCGCAGCAGTGTAAAACGCTACGGATGCTTGTTTACTTGTCTAGCCTCCAGAGCTGTCCACATTGAGATTTCGCACTCTTTAGACACGAATTCGTTCATTGACGCCCTGCGAAGGTTTATTGCCAGGAGAGGAAGTCCCGAAATCATCAGAAGCGATAACGGTACCAATTTCCATGGTGGCGAGCGAGAACTGCGAAGTTCACTGTCAGAATGGAATCAACAGAAGATAAATGCGTTTACAAGTCAGCGCGAGATCAAATGGATCTTCAACCCACCGACAGCCAGTCACATGGGAGGTGTTTGGGAAAGAATCGTTCAATCAGTCAAGAGAATCCTCAAGGCCCTTCTACGAGAGCAACTTGTCAACGATGAGTCACTTCTGACCCTAATGGCTGAGACTGAATCAGTCATAAATTCTCGCCCTCTAACGCCAAACCCAGACGACCCAATAGATGCTGAGCCTCTCACTCCAAGTCATTTGTTATTACTGAGATCAAACCAATCGATTCCCCCTGGAGTTTTCTCCGAACAAGATCAGTACTGTCAGCGACGTTGGCGGGAAATACAGTACCTAGCTAACATTT